The region TCAGTGCTCCGTATTGGTCTCTCATTTTGGTTTCCTCGCAATTAGTACACAGTCCTGCCATTGCTTGTTCAGTTCAGGATACCTCCGAACCTCCTCCACCTCCCAGCCGACCCACTTCGCCAGCGCCGCCAGCCCGTCCGGATAGTAGCGGTAGCAATCCAGCGGGTAGCGGTGCTCCTTGCCGGCCGAGGGGACGATGATGCAGACCCGCCCTCCCGGCCTCAGCGAACGGTTCATCTCCTGAACAGTGAGCCAGGGGAACTCGATGTGCTCGAGGGCCTGACCCGAGATGATCACGTCGTAGGACCAGATCGGTACCTCCAGCCAGTTGTAGGGGTCCTTGACCACCACGTCGACATTCGGGCCTTCGGCAATGTCGAGGCCGGTGTAGTTGCCCGGCCTCACCAGGTCTCGGTAGCTTCCCTGCACCGCGTAGCTGCCGACGTCGAGCACCTTGTCATCTTGCCCGA is a window of Deltaproteobacteria bacterium DNA encoding:
- a CDS encoding methyltransferase domain-containing protein, translated to MHASSYQLMGQFLQTIGQDDKVLDVGSYAVQGSYRDLVRPGNYTGLDIAEGPNVDVVVKDPYNWLEVPIWSYDVIISGQALEHIEFPWLTVQEMNRSLRPGGRVCIIVPSAGKEHRYPLDCYRYYPDGLAALAKWVGWEVEEVRRYPELNKQWQDCVLIARKPK